GACCTCGTTCTAGCGGGATAGTTACTATAGACCATGGATCGACTTTAAGTGGTGTGCTCTGTAAATTACTCTCCTCGTATCTTGTACCCGGGCCTGGGATGACATCCAAGTAGTATATTGTCGTGTTCACATCCAGGGGTACCGGATTCATGTTCTTCACGACAATGGTTGTACAGTTGAGTTTAAGTATAGGCTTCTTCCAGGGCACTCTTATTGTATAATCCGCTAAAAGGAATCCATACGACAGCGTAGCCGTGAATGATAATTTGTATTCTATTATACCTGTCATGAATAATTCTTGATAGAACAGCTGTGGTACGTGGACATAGACTGTATCCCCGGGCAAAAGGTAGGGTGAGCAATGACTCGTTATACCGTCTCCAGCTACTGTGCAGTTTTGTATATCCATCAGCACCGTGTTTTCAACATTGTATTTAATTAGGACGGAACCTCTCTCGAGAGCTATATGTTTAAGCGTTATCATGGGCATCATCGACTCTATGGAGGACGACTGGGGCGGTATAGGTGCTAATATTGGTGCACCCAAAGTGAACACTATATAGAGTGTTACAGCAAACACTGAGGCAGCCTCCACAGCTTCAATTCCTGTAACAGCGGCACGTGCTATGTTTGTAAGCCAGTATACAGCGAGCGGAGCTATGATGGCGGCTACAGCAATGCGCGGAATACGAGCTACCACCACGTACTTCACCGCCGAGAGCGGTACAGGTTGGTCAGGTACAGGGTTAGCATCACCTTTGGTCACCGCCATACCATCCTGGATGTCTACTAAACGATGCATAACACAGTGTGTATACCCCGTACACCATAGAACAACGTCTCCTATACGGGGCTGTTTCTTCGCGAGGATGACTAGATCGCCAAGCATATAGTTAGGTTCCATGGAGCGGCCGGCAACGACCGCCAGAGCTAGGGGTGCATCCAGAAGTCTAGCAAAGGATAGAGCTACGAATACGAGTATTATAGAAACTGTTATCAAATTCATGATGTCTCTGAATCTGCTCTCCAAGGAACGTCGAGCCCCATAGTCGTTATGACCTGGCTATACCCGTAGTGTCAGCCCCAACTGCTGAGGGTTATAGGAGGTCAGTCTCCCAAGCCGAATCATGGAAAGATTCTGAAAATCAAAAAAACAATATGAGATAATCTTTTGTGTCCAACTTAGCTCGCTTTTGCTAGCCTGTGGTCTTGTAGATTATGTAGTACTGTAGCAGCATCGACGGACCAACTTTTACGCCTTCGATGTTCTTCTGTGTAACCACGTAGAGCTTGCCCTGCAATAGCGGTATGAAGGGTACGTCTTCGGCTAATATCTGCTGGACCTTCTCGTAGAGTTTGGCGCGCTCCTGCTGGTCAGTGAGTACAGCAGCCTCGTCTAGGAGCTTGTCTACCTCGGGGTTGGTATAGCCCGTGCCGGTCCACTTGTTGGCGCCGCTGTGGAGGAATGGTGTCAGGAAGTTGTCGGGGTCTACGTAGTCTGGGTACCAGCCTAGTAGAGAGAGCATCATCTGGCCACTGCGTAGCTGCTTGACGTAGGTCGCCCACTCGCTGCTCTTCAGCTCTACCTCTATTACGCCGGTGCGTTCTAGCTGCTCCTTGATGAGCTGTGCTAGGTCTGCCTCGGTGTCGCCATAGTGTGTTGGAGTGTACCAAAGCTCTACCTTGAGCTTATTGTTTTCGTCGTATCCAGCCTGCTTGAGTAATTGCTTAGCGAGCTCTATGTTGCCGTCACCGTACTTCTCCTTGAAGACGTCTATGTGGCTCCAGAGCCCCTTAGGCACCATGCTGTAGAGAGGCTCCATGGTCCCCATGAATACTACATCTGCTAGCTCAGTGCGATCGATGGCTGCCGCTATAGCCTGACGTACTAGCTTCTCGCTGGTAGGCTCCATCTTTGTGTTGACTACTATGTAGCGTATGAAGCTACCAGGGACCTCTATTACCTTGAACCTGTTGTCTGCCTCTAGCTCGCGGTAGTCGTTGGGCCGTAGCGTCCTCCACGCTATGTCTATTTCGCCGTTCTCGAGGGCTAGGCGGAGGGTTGTGGCATCCTTGTAGAAGCGTATTATCACTGTGGGTGTCTTTGGCTTCTCGCCGTAGTAGTAGGGATTGGCCTCAAGGATTATGTACTCGTCGCGCTTAAATTCCTTGATGCAGTATGGCCCGGCGCCGCCCCAGGTGGCGTCGCTCACTATCTGGTCTACGGGGTACTCGGGTGATACTGGGAAGTATGGCGGCGTGGCTACGACTGCTAGGAAGAAGCCGACAGGCTTCTTGAGCGTGAACTTGACTGTGTAGTCGTCAAGGGCCTCGACCTTCTCAACGAACTCTGTTACTAGCCAGGAGGGGTCACCTTGTAGCTTCATCACCCTTTCTATGCTGCGGACCACGTCCTGGGCCTTCACTGGGGTGCCGTCACAGAACTTTGCATCCTTGCGTAGGTGAAATATCCATACTTTGCCGTTCTCCTTGACTTCCCAGCTCTCGGCTAGGGCTGGTACTATCTTGTCGGTGCCAGGCTCATACTTTACTAGACCCTCCATTATGTTGTTGAGAACCTCCCATGTGAAGAAGTCGTAGGCGTTAGCGGGGTCTAGGTCTGTAACCTTGTCCGTTGTGCCTATGACTATCCTCTCGGCTAGTTGCGCGGTAGGTGCTGTAGTCTCTGCAGCCTGTGTAGTTGTCTCCGTCGCTGCCGGTCCGGTCTCCGCGGGCGCTGTAGTCTCTGCTACAGTCGTCTCCGGGGCTTCTGTGGGCGCAGGTTGTCCACCGCGCAGGACTAAGGCTGCGCCTACAACGATGAGGAGTAGGACTAGACCAGCTATTATGAGCGTTGTCTTCTGCATAATCTGCCCACCATATTCCCTATTCTAAAATTTCTTCACGCGGGTATATGGTTACACTCGGGGATATGAAAGCCTTATCCTCAACTGGCCGGACGGGCCAGCTTCAAGGCTACGAGGATATAGTGCTGCGCCCTCACGATCATGTCCCGGGGGTGCCAGGCCTGGTGTTTGAGCAGCAAAAACCCATACCGGTCATGGTTGTGCTCCGTGGCCGTGTTGTTGTTGCCCGTGTGC
The window above is part of the Pyrodictium delaneyi genome. Proteins encoded here:
- a CDS encoding signal peptidase I, translating into MESRFRDIMNLITVSIILVFVALSFARLLDAPLALAVVAGRSMEPNYMLGDLVILAKKQPRIGDVVLWCTGYTHCVMHRLVDIQDGMAVTKGDANPVPDQPVPLSAVKYVVVARIPRIAVAAIIAPLAVYWLTNIARAAVTGIEAVEAASVFAVTLYIVFTLGAPILAPIPPQSSSIESMMPMITLKHIALERGSVLIKYNVENTVLMDIQNCTVAGDGITSHCSPYLLPGDTVYVHVPQLFYQELFMTGIIEYKLSFTATLSYGFLLADYTIRVPWKKPILKLNCTTIVVKNMNPVPLDVNTTIYYLDVIPGPGTRYEESNLQSTPLKVDPWSIVTIPLERGHDRVYVVARYQWLGGDIVETRLAATCRR
- a CDS encoding ABC transporter substrate-binding protein; the protein is MQKTTLIIAGLVLLLIVVGAALVLRGGQPAPTEAPETTVAETTAPAETGPAATETTTQAAETTAPTAQLAERIVIGTTDKVTDLDPANAYDFFTWEVLNNIMEGLVKYEPGTDKIVPALAESWEVKENGKVWIFHLRKDAKFCDGTPVKAQDVVRSIERVMKLQGDPSWLVTEFVEKVEALDDYTVKFTLKKPVGFFLAVVATPPYFPVSPEYPVDQIVSDATWGGAGPYCIKEFKRDEYIILEANPYYYGEKPKTPTVIIRFYKDATTLRLALENGEIDIAWRTLRPNDYRELEADNRFKVIEVPGSFIRYIVVNTKMEPTSEKLVRQAIAAAIDRTELADVVFMGTMEPLYSMVPKGLWSHIDVFKEKYGDGNIELAKQLLKQAGYDENNKLKVELWYTPTHYGDTEADLAQLIKEQLERTGVIEVELKSSEWATYVKQLRSGQMMLSLLGWYPDYVDPDNFLTPFLHSGANKWTGTGYTNPEVDKLLDEAAVLTDQQERAKLYEKVQQILAEDVPFIPLLQGKLYVVTQKNIEGVKVGPSMLLQYYIIYKTTG